From Thermoplasmata archaeon, a single genomic window includes:
- a CDS encoding UbiA family prenyltransferase — MAWGSRVAEYLKLARSFNLALTAVAPVFGALAMGERSLLPLLQLFVVGAGAHIYGFVLNDYLDMKIDRLSEDLKERPLVSGSVSPGAALAFALSGLGLMLGLGWAMVAGYPRAFVVLLIAVLLATIYNLISKHLPGMDIFVASAVFFLCVFGAVTVARDILYVSRLAWIVCGLGGLQVLFMNVVAGGLKDIDHDSRGGARTLAVAMGCRVVGRDNRLEIPGFFRALAYTIQLLFIIALFSPFVLGLLPREGWPLPGWFLPVLLAVLLAGSAAMLAVSGLLLNQRRFVRDRMRRLIGTHYILNYILVPVMLVALEPWILVLSVVPPLGFVLSNAALSGGAMRPATM, encoded by the coding sequence ATGGCGTGGGGCTCGAGGGTGGCCGAGTACCTGAAGCTCGCGCGATCCTTCAACCTGGCCCTGACGGCGGTGGCGCCCGTGTTCGGGGCGCTGGCGATGGGGGAGCGCTCGCTCCTGCCCCTCCTCCAGCTCTTCGTCGTCGGCGCGGGCGCGCACATCTACGGCTTCGTTCTGAACGACTACCTGGACATGAAAATCGATAGGCTCTCCGAGGACCTCAAGGAGAGGCCGCTCGTCAGCGGCTCCGTGAGCCCCGGCGCCGCGCTCGCGTTCGCGCTCTCCGGCCTCGGGCTGATGCTCGGCCTCGGCTGGGCGATGGTCGCCGGCTACCCGCGCGCATTCGTCGTCCTCCTCATCGCGGTCCTTCTGGCCACGATATACAACCTTATCAGCAAGCACCTACCCGGGATGGACATATTCGTGGCCTCCGCCGTGTTCTTCCTGTGCGTCTTCGGGGCGGTGACGGTGGCGAGGGACATCCTCTACGTGAGCAGGCTCGCCTGGATTGTCTGCGGCCTCGGCGGGCTTCAGGTGCTCTTCATGAACGTCGTCGCCGGCGGCCTGAAGGACATAGACCACGACTCGAGGGGAGGGGCGAGGACGCTCGCGGTGGCGATGGGCTGCAGGGTCGTGGGCCGGGACAACAGGCTCGAGATTCCGGGCTTCTTCAGGGCCCTCGCCTACACAATCCAGCTCCTCTTCATCATCGCACTCTTCTCGCCCTTCGTTCTGGGCCTCCTCCCGCGGGAGGGCTGGCCCCTGCCGGGGTGGTTCCTGCCCGTGCTCCTCGCCGTTCTGCTCGCGGGCTCGGCCGCCATGCTGGCGGTCTCAGGCCTCCTCCTCAACCAGAGGCGCTTCGTGCGGGACAGGATGAGAAGGCTCATAGGGACCCACTACATACTCAACTACATACTCGTTCCCGTCATGCTCGTCGCGCTGGAACCGTGGATACTGGTGCTCTCGGTGGTCCCGCCGCTGGGCTTCGTGCTGTCCAATGCAGCCCTCTCGGGCGGGGCGATGAGGCCCGCGACGATGTGA